The Rhodothermales bacterium nucleotide sequence CGTGCTCGCGATGAGCAGCATCACCGAAGGGACGTTCGAGGTGGACATCTCCGCCCGCGAATTCCTGGCCGTCGACTCGCGGCAGTACCGCGCCGTGGCGTCGGCCACGCTCCAGCTCGGCGGGACGCTCGCGCATCCCGCGCTCAGCGGCGACGTGAACCTGCGCAGCGGCGACATCTTCCTCGATGCGTGGACGAGCGAGGATACGACGGAGGTCGTTTTTACCCAGGACGACCTGCTGATGCTGGAGCGCACCTTCGGCGTGCGGGTGACGGAAAAAGACACCACCTCGTTCGACCTGTATGAGGCGATGTCGATGGATATCGACGTGAGCATGGACCGGGATATCTGGCTGCGCAGCAAGATCAATCCGGAAATGAACATCCAGTTCACCGGAAACCTCGACCTCACGAAGGAGCCCGCGAAGGAGCAGACGATTTTCGGGGCCATCGAGGTCGTGCCCGAACGGAGCTATATCAAGGAGTTCGGAAAACGATTCGCCATCCGGAAAGGGACGCTCTCGTTCAACGGGCCGGCGACGTCGCCCGTGATGGATATCGAGGCGCGGTACGAAGTGCCCAATCAGCGCAGCCAGGAGAACGCCGTCACCATCAATCTCGACGCCGAGGGCCAGCCCGACGCGCTGAATCTCACCCTCAGCTCCGAGCCGTCGATGGAGCTGACGGACATCATTTCCTACATCGCCACGGGGCAGCCGGCCAGCGAGGCGCTGTTGCTGGGCGGGTCATCGAATTCCTCGTTCGCGAGCGCCGGCCGGGGCTTCGCCGTGAGTCAGGGCGTGGGGTTGCTCACGAGCGCCATCGAGGACCTGGTAAATAAATCCGGTCTGGAGCTCGATGTCATCCAGATCGAGACGAGTGCGAGCGGAAGGGGGGCGACCGTCACGGCCGGAAAATATGTCACTCCGAAGGTCTATACGTCCGTCAGTCAACCCATCGGCGGGGCGGACAGCGGGGGGGCCACCCGCGAAATTGGCACCATCGTTACACTTGAGTTGCAGCTCATGAATTCGCTCCTGCTGCGCCTGCTCGGAGGCGAATCGACGGTGCAAATCAACCTGCTCTGGCAGCACGCCTACTGATCGCCGGCGGGTCCGGAACGGCGACCCGCGGAGGATCCGGATCGGAGGCGGGGTTCGGGCTCGCATTGCGCATGGGCCGGTCCCCGTGGAATGATTTTCGAATCCGGTCCGGGAGATCCCCGATTCATCCCGTGCCGAATTCAGCCATGCCCGTGCTGCCGCCCAAAAAACTCGCTTCGCCTCTCGCGCCCATGTTGTCGGGCGCGGAGATGCTGTTGTTCGCCGGCGGCACGCTCATCTTCCTGGTGCTGCTGTACCACATGCAGGCCATCCTGAATCCGGCGATTCTCTCGGGCGCGTGCGTCATCCTGCTCTGGCCGATCCGGCGGCATAAAATCGTGCACGCGATCCTCCTGTCCGGCGGCTTTTTACTGCTGGTGTGGTTTTTTGTAACGCTCTCGGGGGTGCTGCTGCCGTTCGTGAGCGTGTACATCTTCGCCTATCTGTTCGATCCGGTCGTCACGTACCTGCACCGACGCTACGGGGTCCACCGGGGCGTCTCCTCCCTCTTCGTGACGCTGATGATCGTGAGCGTGGTGGCGTTGCTGGGGCTTTTCCTCATCCCCAATGTGCTCAACCAGCTGGACACGATCGCGAATCACGTGACGACCGGTCTGCGCGAGCTGCGGGCCTGGCTGCTGACGTCGCCCCTGGTGAATTATGCGGTGCCCGGCGATGCCGAGAAAGAGGCGCTCGCCGGCCGGCTGACCCAGTCGATCCAGTCCTACACCCGCGCCTGGACGGAGCGCATCCCGTCCAACGTGGGCGAGATGATGCAGTCCATCGGGCCGGTCTTCAATGTGCTCATGATAGCGCTCGTGATGCCCGTGATCCTGTTTTACATGCTCAAGGATTATCGGCACATCAAGACGGGCATCATCCAGTTGCTGCCGCTCGTCGGCGGTCAGCGGACGTACCTGAAAAAGGTGAGCAGCATCGTGGGCAACTATCTGCGCGGACAGTTGACCATCAGCGTCATCGGTTCG carries:
- a CDS encoding AI-2E family transporter, which encodes MPNSAMPVLPPKKLASPLAPMLSGAEMLLFAGGTLIFLVLLYHMQAILNPAILSGACVILLWPIRRHKIVHAILLSGGFLLLVWFFVTLSGVLLPFVSVYIFAYLFDPVVTYLHRRYGVHRGVSSLFVTLMIVSVVALLGLFLIPNVLNQLDTIANHVTTGLRELRAWLLTSPLVNYAVPGDAEKEALAGRLTQSIQSYTRAWTERIPSNVGEMMQSIGPVFNVLMIALVMPVILFYMLKDYRHIKTGIIQLLPLVGGQRTYLKKVSSIVGNYLRGQLTISVIGSIIVTVALMIAKVPFALLIGLIAGMLNMIPNLGAIITNMVGICIALVFGDRGLLDVVLVVTILLGQSLLEQAVLVPRILSHHVGLHPVLILFSLFVFGALMGVLGLFVAVPAMALIATVFQTYQGRVTFDLSTFAAPHAQEMERGPEPNLFGAGGVTNAPERERKEQPILEVADIDLLEH